TTTCCTCTGATGGCTCTTTATGCGACCTGTTGACAATCCGCGGGGGCGGTTCAGCCTACCCCTATAAGGTTGGTCAGCCCGTCCCTGAAGAGCATTTCATTATGATGCAAGGACGCGAAGTCTTTAAACATGCTGTTCGCAGCATGGTAGGCGTGTGTAACACTCTTATGGAACGCAACGGCCTTACTCCGGACGACATCGATATTCTCCTTCCGCACCAAGCGAACAAGAGAATCATCGAAGCGGTCGGAAAAAAACTCACTATTGATAGTGAACGAGTGTTAGTAAACGTAGATAAAGTGGGTAACACATCCGCTGCATCTATTCCGATTGCACTCGGACAGGCCAAAGCAGCCGGCACACTAGAACCTGGTAAGAACATTCTGCTGACAACATTCGGCGGTGGTTTTACCTGGGGTGCAGCCCTGCTTAGAACCTAGAGATCTTATTTAATGCTACTCTCTTCCTAAAAGTTAAACATTCTTTTATGTTACACAGCTAGTTTTGGGAATTGAAGTTATACTCTCTTTGGGGTATAAGGCATTGCTTTTAACACCTAACCAGAAGTGAATAATTATGGAATTACTTTCAACTGCACTGGTTACCGGTGGCTCGCGCGGGATTGGCAAATCCATCGCTGAGCAGCTGGGTAAAGCCGGATTTCAGGTTTACCTCACATACGTTTCCAAGCCGGAAGAGGCAGAAAACGTTGCGGCTTCTATTGAAGCTGCTGGTGGTAAAGCAAAAGCGTTCAAATTAGATGTTGGCAATCCAGATGACATTGCAGCATTTTTTAAAGAAGAAATTAAAGACAAAGTGAAGCTTGATGTTCTTGTGAACAACGCTGGCATCACTAAAGATGGTCTCCTCCTTCGTATGAAGACAGAAGACTTTGATCGTGTCATTAACGTAAACCTGCGCGGAGCTTTTGTTGCCTGTAGAGAAGCAGCAAAAATCATGAGTAAACAGCGCTGCGGCCGTATCATCAACCTTACTTCTGTAGTAGGTCAGATGGGTAACGCAGGCCAAGCTAACTACTGCTCTGCTAAAGCTGGTATTATCGGTATGACAAAATCTATGGCAAAAGAACTCGGTAGCCGTAATATCACCGTGAACGCTGTTGCCCCTGGTTTTATCAAAACCGATATGACTAACGCTCTTCCAGAGACTGTGCGCAGTGAATACGAAAAGGCAATCCCTCTCAAACGCATGGGCGACGTAGAGGACATTGCAAATACAGTAGCCTTCCTTGCATCAAACAGTGCTGGCTACA
This window of the Halodesulfovibrio sp. MK-HDV genome carries:
- the fabG gene encoding 3-oxoacyl-[acyl-carrier-protein] reductase → MMELLSTALVTGGSRGIGKSIAEQLGKAGFQVYLTYVSKPEEAENVAASIEAAGGKAKAFKLDVGNPDDIAAFFKEEIKDKVKLDVLVNNAGITKDGLLLRMKTEDFDRVINVNLRGAFVACREAAKIMSKQRCGRIINLTSVVGQMGNAGQANYCSAKAGIIGMTKSMAKELGSRNITVNAVAPGFIKTDMTNALPETVRSEYEKAIPLKRMGDVEDIANTVAFLASNSAGYITGQVIAVNGGMYC